One genomic region from Athalia rosae chromosome 3, iyAthRosa1.1, whole genome shotgun sequence encodes:
- the LOC105685502 gene encoding trinucleotide repeat-containing gene 6B protein isoform X7, with protein sequence MFPHNSSSHEISTETNAFVQNSKGDVVVLMASSLSGVEEGRRPVSVRFCDIESTNNGNMTAPTSHPVATTTNDFLTVLPRQSGELGSAAEGKACQSVASAITKNPTNHLLIYDNNNKLNNHNNAEHNHHKYRKQNRPGSPGQLESSADNSKSISKLLSDNKNSFSDLSVRVLQVSLNLKVTRGEVRQCAEEPSLVRIPKSDCPPLLSRESSFVNNYSLLGSRLDEGENNNFKANLSFISNNNYSKSVILLSSTRNGDYYLLSESGGVREGTALATYFLIEDEGTSFPNQWESVKLLALKYSPVTENIGICRKFTENDFQNAKIVILYSDCHLFCQDYDFQISQRDLDISEYRLNKPIAIGKLFQLHFDNISTMELSLAQAQNFTTCSSITLIVSTNESTSLRSFIENLTTVQPSLRHATVNELMQRICVPLMIECKVYVNNVSNNNKINNNNIIIGEEMNINNNNPDVIEDIVNVAVCYKTSCTMTTNYRLGFQNDGISYTQATMFTVGALSFQDNNKSNKPLHASFKDDKYQVSTKIDDKFNYNVKSVSKFTLSVRFSDKSETSHATRLKKSDDKMHVLSAVNIPTLTTCEPTMTLKCQPATVASQTNTVPASQVEKHSDVDEIVLLKSSYLKYDRKSTKSNKITSNHDQNPKCFVSLKEEYYENDMDFSNAPKNEDIFIENISEPVKYHQKTSEHNPGCDIDNTNDVADDCDIDNKLLEIDNLTSQVDKTTKLLAYVRELLSSYQKAYKSDVVRTEILRKQLKQALKNMFNRPYSCNESYRASLEYKKRWGIPVILGLAGGGESSLNTGGAANWGTAPTAAPNNNNATQSSWGGTPGNPPVGTGPPSNWGGNNVNRPVTANPNQNQNQGPPSSQNNPGEGNVNKVTNPNQSHNPQSGPPTSQPNNTTSGNQNNGQWPQGKSTNLGGPGQNQSSQNNNNPVQQPQQPGSNANNNPTNSATPATGNSASTPAGNNPSSKQQLEQLNTMREALFSQDGWGCQHVNQDTNWEVPSSPEPSMTKDGVPMWKPPVNNGTDLWEANLRNGGQPPPQQTAKTPWGHTPSTNIGGTWGEDDDAADSSNMWTGAPTPNQPNTAQWPGAATNQTSMSGGGGGGGGGGSSWGDPRMDPRDPRDLRSVDPREMRDPRDHRISLDPRDHMRVMDPMSRDPRMTDMRGDPRGISGRLNGASADAMWGQPPGPPHHQMGGHQHPSGPPAKMVNASSMNQWAAPPPKEMMPGKPSGWEEPSPPTQRRNVPNYDDGTSLWGNPAPNPRAMPGSKVSHWKDLPTPNLGRGGMPCPPGMPQNRMPGQPGMKPDVGGPMWGHPSGPGGGGGAGGGSAGGGGVGGAGSGGGGGGRNGSWGDGPHDTAGWDDQKTPAAWNEPPINPGSSWGGPSSHKPKPMGPTGGWGDADMDPTTSWAHPPKQTLTKELIWSSREFRYLCELGYKKEDVETALRSREMNRDEAHELLSQVRPLDQWRRHDTHAGYDPASQAAAAAGYPPRFNHVAQQMSFPPTSRTPQNQPSTAQLRMLVQQIQLAVQEGYLNHQILNQPLAPQTLILLNQLLQQIKVLQQLHQQHSVQGSLKGNSQNVLQISVQITKTKQQIANLQNQIAVQQATYMKQQQQQQHPAAPSQASDYYKSSVHDPMSALQNTFTDLTMNKEPPVSQQQSRLNQWKLPSLDKDGDLGTNEFSRAPGTTSKPPTTPVGLSQSHSSPNMNPLLGQGDGTWSSRLGDSGWPDAGTSDSTDGKDWQPGGAAFTDLVPEFEPGKPWKGNQMKSIEDDPSITPGSVVRSPLSLATIKDPDAIFSSSTKTSPPPSANADTSIPSLSNSTWSFNPPAATTPSAFASSKNTWGETAPPPTAVTSELWGAPMSKARGPPPGLGSKGGATSSNGWAGLSGVGRSSSSWGLQTGAVANAGWVSTWLLLKNLTPQIDGSTLKTLCMQHGPVQDFRLYLNHGIALAKYLSRDEAIKAQGALNNCVLGNTTIFAESPADSEVHTLLQQLGHGGQQQTAGSAGSGWGLRPTSKAGPPPDTWGGSSSQLWGAPPASNSLWSNAGIDSGDQQRATPSSLNSYLPGDLLGGESM encoded by the exons ATGTTTCCACACAATTCTAGTTCACATGAGATTTCTACTGAAACAAATGCCTTCGTACAAAATTCCAAG GGGGATGTAGTAGTATTAATGGCAAGTAGTCTGAGTGGGGTGGAGGAGGGGAGAAGACCAGTCAGCGTTAGGTTCTGTGATATCGAATCCACAAACAACGGTAATATGACAGCACCTACTAGCCACCCCGTCGCTACCACTACCAATGACTTCTTAACCGTCCTGCCACGCCAATCTG GTGAGCTTGGCTCAGCGGCTGAAGGCAAGGCCTGCCAGTCAGTGGCGTCAGCAATCACAAAAAATCCAACAAATCACCTTCTAAtctacgataataataataaactaaaTAACCACAACAATGCAGAACATAATCATCACAAATACAGAAAGCAAAACAGACCGGGTTCGCCTGGGCAGCTGGAAAGCTCCGCCGATAACTCTAAGTCTATTTCTAAGCTGTTAAGTGATAATAAGAATAGCTTTAGTGATCTAAGCGTTAGGGTACTACAAGTAAGTCTAAATTTAAAAGTGACAAGGGGCGAAGTACGTCAATGTGCGGAGGAGCCTAGCCTAGTTAGGATACCCAAGTCTGATTGCCCCCCGTTGCTGTCGCGCGAATCGTCCTTTGTCAACAATTACTCCTTACTAGGGTCCCGCCTTGATGAGGGCGAAAACAATAACTTTAAGGCTAATCTTAGTTTcataagtaataataattactccAAGTCTGTGATATTGCTCAGCTCAACCCGCAACGGAGACTACTATCTCCTCTCCGAAAGCGGCGGTGTCAGAGAAGGCACAGCTCTCGCAACTTATTTTCTAATTGAAGATGAAGGTACTTCATTTCCAAACCAATGGGAAAGTGTGAAATTGCTAGCTCTTAAGTACTCTCCTGTTACCGAGAATATTGGGATTTGCCGAAAATTTactgaaaatgattttcaaaatgctAAAATTGTGATCTTATACTCAGATTGCCATCTGTTTTGCCAAGATTatgatttccaaatttctcaGCGTGATCTTGACATCTCAGAGTATCGGCTGAACAAACCGATCGCTATCGGAAAACTATTTCAACTGCATTTTGACAACATCTCGACAATGGAATTGTCCCTCGCACAAGCTCAGAATTTCACCACCTGTTCTTCCATTACGCTTATCGTTTCGACAAACGAATCCACCTCTCTGCGATCTTTCATAGAAAATCTAACGACAGTTCAACCTTCTTTACGACACGCTACTGTGAACGAGCTGATGCAACGCATATGTGTTCCATTAATGATAGAATGTAAGGTTTATGTTAACAAcgttagtaataataataaaataaataataataacattattatcggagaagaaatgaatattaataacaataatccaGATGTTATCGAAGACATTGTTAACGTCGCTGTGTGCTACAAGACTAGTTGTACTATGACTACTAATTATAGGCTAGGATTTCAAAATGATGGTATTAGCTATACCCAAGCAACAATGTTTACTGTTGGTGCTCTTTCATTTCAGGATAACAATAAGTCTAACAAGCCTCTACACGCTAGCTTTAAGGATGATAAGTATCAAGTGTCTACTAAGATCGACGATAAGTTTAACTATAACGTTAAGTCTGTATCTAAGTTTACGCTAAGTGTTAGGTTTAGTGATAAGTCTGAAACGTCTCACGCTACTCGACTCAAGAAATCTGACGATAAAATGCACGTTCTGTCGGCTGTTAACATTCCTACACTGACTACCTGCGAGCCTACGATGACGCTTAAATGCCAACCAGCCACCGTCGCATCCCAAACTAACACTGTACCTGCCTCTCAAGTGGAGAAACACTCAGATGTTGATGAAATTGTACTGCTGAAATCAAGTTACCTTAAATACGACCGTAAATCAACTAAAAGCAACAAAATTACATCAAACCATGACCAAAACCCCAAATGCTTCGTCTCCCTCAAGGAGGAATATTATGAAAATGACATGGACTTTTCAAATGCCCCGAAGAATGAAGACATCTTTATCGAGAATATCTCAGAACCTGTGAAATATCATCAGAAGACTTCGGAACATAATCCCGGTTGTGACATTGATAACACCAACGATGTTGCTGATGATTGTGATATTGACAACAAATTGTTGGAAATCGACAATCTGACTTCACAAGTGGATAAAACGACAAAGTTACTTGCTTATGTACGTGAACTGCTCTCTAGTTATCAGAAGGCTTACAAAAGCGATGTAGTTCGAACTGAAATTTTGCGCAAGCAACTCAAGCAAGCTCTGAAAAACATGTTCAATCGTCCATATTCTTGCAACGAATCTTATCGAGCCTCCCTGGAATACAAAAAACGCTGGGGTATCCCAGTTATTTTGGGCTTGGCTGGAGGAGGTGAAAGTTCACTCAACACTGGTGGTGCTGCTAACTGGGGTACCGCTCCTACTGCAGCtcccaacaacaacaatgccACTCAATCCAGTTGGGGTGGAACCCCGGGAAATCCTCCAGTTGGTACTGGACCTCCCAGTAACTGGGGCGGCAACAACGTCAATCGACCAGTAACTGCTAATCCAAACCAGAACCAAAACCAAGGACCACCCAGTAGCCAGAACAACCCAGGTGAGG gcaatgtgaacAAAGTAACCAATCCAAACCAATCTCACAACCCACAATCTGGACCACCAACGTCTCAGCCTAACAACACAACTTCAGGAAATCAAAATAATGGACAGTGGCCGCAAGGTAAATCTACCAATCTTGGAGGTCCTGGACAAAACCAGTCTTCTCAGAATAACAACAACCCAGTGCAACAACCCCAACAGCCGGGAAGTAACGCTAATAACAATCCAACTAATAGCGCCACACCTGCAACTGGAAATAGCGCAAGCACACCTGCAGGCAACAATCCCTCATCCAAACAACAACTCGAACAATTGAATACCATGCGAGAAGCATTGTTCAGTCAAGATGGCTGGGGTTGT caaCATGTGAATCAAGATACAAACTGGGAAGTTCCGTCATCTCCAGAACCAAGCATGACCAAGGATGGCGTTCCAATGTGGAAGCCACCTGTGAATAACGGCACCGATCTTTGGGAAGCTAACTTGCGCAATGGAGGACAACCCCCACCGCAACAAACAGCTAAAACACCATGGGGACACACTCCTTCAACAAACATCGGGGGCACTTGGGGTGAAGATGACGATGCCGCTGACTCTTCCAACATGTGGACCGGAGCTCCAACTCCCAATCAACCTAATACAGCTCAGTGGCCGGGAGCAGCTACCAATCAGACCAGCATGTCTGGGGGAGGTggcggcggaggaggaggag GATCCAGTTGGGGTGATCCAAGAATGGATCCCAGGGATCCTCGTGACCTGAGGTCTGTAGATCCTCGAGAGATGCGTGATCCACGAGACCATAGAATTTCCCTAGACCCGAGAGATCACATGAGAGTAATGGACCCTATGAGCCGCGATCCAAGAATGACCGACATGCGCGGTGATCCACGTGGTATCTCCGGTCGCTTGAACGGCGCCAGCGCAGATGCTATGTGGGGACAACCCCCTGGCCCTCCACATCACCAAATGGGCGGCCACCAACATCCGTCAGGTCCACCAGCTAAGATGGTTAATGCATCCAGCATGAATCAATGGGCAGCACCACCACCCAAAGAAATGATGCCAGGAAAACCATCTGGTTGGGAAGAGCCTTCCCCACCTACTCAACGTAGGAATGTTCCAAATTACGACGACGGTACTAGCCTTTGGGGAAATCCTGCACCAAACCCACGTGCTATGCCTGGAAGTAAGGTCTCGCATTGGAAAGACTTACCGACTCCAAATTTGGGTCGTGGAG GTATGCCCTGTCCACCTGGAATGCCACAAAACCGAATGCCTGGTCAGCCAGGTATGAAACCAGATGTTGGCGGCCCTATGTGGGGTCATCCATCTGGTCCaggcggaggtggaggtgcCGGTGGGGGAAGTGCTGGCGGGGGTGGCGTTGGTGGTGCAGGAAGCGGAGGTGGCGGTGGAGGCAGAAATGGATCCTGGGGAGATGGACCGCATGATACCGCTGGATGGGACGATCAAAAGACTCCTGCTGCATGGAACGAGCCTCCAATCAACCCTGGTTCTTCTTGGGGTGGTCCGTCAAGTCATAAACCGAAACCTATGGGACCCACTGGAGGGTGGGGAGATGCCGATATGGATCCTACTACCAGCTGGGCACATCCACCGAAACAAACTCTTACCAAAGAGCTGATATGGAGCAGCCGAGAGTTCAGATATCTCTGTGAATTAGGCTACAAA AAAGAGGATGTGGAAACTGCATTGCGGAGCCGTGAAATGAACAGAGATGAAGCGCATGAACTTTTGTCTCAAGTACGTCCTCTAGATCAGTGGCGTCGTCATGATACCCATGCAGGGTACGACCCTGCTAGTCaagccgctgctgctgcaggttATCCACCAAGGTTTAATCACGTCGCACAACAGATGTCCTTCCCTCCG ACTTCCAGAACCCCGCAAAATCAACCTAGTACTGCACAACTGAGGATGTTGGTTCAGCAAATTCAATTAGCTGTCCAAGAAGGTTATTTGAATCATCAGATCTTGAATCAGCCACTGGCTCCGCAAACTTTGATTCTGCTTAATCAGCTTTTGCAACAAATCAAAGTTTTACAACAGTTGCATCAACAGCATTCAGTGCAAGGTTCATTAAAAGGAAATAGCCAAAATGTGCTGCAAATCAGCGTACAGATAACCAAAACTAAACAACAAATTGCCAATCTACAAAACCAAATCGCTGTTCAACAAGCAACATATatgaaacaacaacaacaacagcaacatcCGGCAGCTCCATCACAGGCATCTGATTACTACAAATCATCGGTTCACGATCCAATGTCTGCACTGCAGAATACCTTTACAGACTTGACCATGAACAAAGAGCCTCCAGTG AGCCAGCAGCAGTCACGTCTGAATCAATGGAAACTACCGTCTCTGGATAAGGATGGAGATCTGGGTACTAATGAATTTTCACGAGCTCCCGGTACTACAAGCAAACCTCCCACTACACCAGTTGGTCTCAGTCAATCACACAGCAGTCCTAACATGAATCCTTTACTAGGACAAGGAGACGGGACCTGGTCTTCCAGACTCGGTGACAGCGGATGGCCAGATGCTGGTACCAGCGATTCTACAGATGGTAAAGATTGGCAACCCGGTGGTGCTGCTTTCACCGATCTGGTACCAGAATTTGAACCTGGCAAGCCATGGAAG GGGAATCAGATGAAGAGTATTGAGGATGATCCAAGTATTACTCCCGGATCGGTAGTCCGCTCACCCCTATCGCTGGCTACTATCAAGGATCCTgatgcgatattttcatcGAGCACGAAAACCTCTCCACCACCTTCGGCTAATGCAGATACTTCGATTCCCAGTCTGAGCAACTCCACATGGAGTTTTAATCCACCCGCTGCCACAACGCCTAGCGCGTTTGCCAG TTCCAAAAATACATGGGGTGAAACTGCTCCACCACCTACTGCGGTAACATCCGAGTTATGGGGCGCTCCGATGAGCAAGGCTCGCGGCCCTCCACCCGGATTAGGCAGCAAGGGCGGTGCGACTTCGAGCAATGGGTGGGCTGGATTATCCGGAGTTGGACGTTCCTCCAGTTCTTGGGGTCTCCAGACTGGTGCGGTAGCTAATGCTGGCTGGGTTTCGACTTGGCTTTTACTCAAAAATTTGACACCACAAATTGACGGTTCCACGCTGAAAACGCTCTGTATGCAGCATGGACCCGTACAAGACTTTAGACTATATTTGAACCACGGGATAGCTCTGGCTAAATATTTATCCAGGGATGAAGCTATTAAG GCACAAGGAGCATTGAACAATTGCGTGCTCGGCAACACGACGATATTTGCGGAATCTCCAGCTGACAGTGAGGTTCACACGCTTTTGCAACAGCTGGGTCATGGTGGACAACAACAGACCGCAGGTTCGGCCGGTTCCGGCTGGGGTCTCAGACCGACGAGTAAGGCTGGTCCACCCCCAGATACATGGGGCGGCAGCTCGAGTCAACTTTGGGGTGCTCCGCCAGCTAGCAATTCACTATGGAGTAATGCAGGCATCGATAGCGGCGATCAACAACGAGCAACGCCAAGCTCGCTCAACTCTTACCTGCCCGGTGATCTCTTGGGAGGTGAGTCCATGTAG